The following coding sequences lie in one Cupriavidus taiwanensis LMG 19424 genomic window:
- a CDS encoding DUF6527 family protein, whose product MKIRTIRPEYVEHFPANLEEGVLYISEEFETAAHLCCCGCGEKVITPLNPAKWRIRKEGEAVTLLPSVGNWKYACKSHYNIIRNQVIKAGAFDAKAIESVRQRDRRDMERYVSRTNAASERQTGNNPPTSGTAPGLIRQLIDLLRKWWNT is encoded by the coding sequence ATGAAGATACGCACGATCCGCCCGGAATATGTGGAACATTTTCCAGCCAATTTAGAAGAGGGCGTCCTTTATATTAGTGAGGAGTTCGAGACTGCTGCCCATCTTTGCTGCTGTGGTTGCGGTGAAAAGGTTATCACACCGCTAAACCCAGCGAAATGGCGAATCCGGAAAGAGGGAGAGGCGGTGACCCTTTTGCCATCTGTTGGAAACTGGAAATACGCCTGTAAGTCACACTACAACATAATCCGGAACCAGGTAATCAAGGCCGGAGCATTCGATGCCAAAGCCATTGAATCGGTACGGCAGCGTGATCGGCGCGACATGGAGCGCTATGTCAGTCGAACCAATGCCGCGTCGGAAAGGCAGACTGGGAACAACCCTCCAACCTCGGGAACAGCGCCGGGACTTATTCGTCAGCTGATAGATTTGCTGCGCAAGTGGTGGAACACTTAG
- a CDS encoding ThiF family adenylyltransferase translates to MLANRTAPNADLQRLVDEGYEISLEGSHLIVHRVPYVKQSRTLGYGTMISTYAEHAGVPAILDHWVFFTGSIPYRDDGVSLESAMVANSTPQTVAGRTALCQLSYKPEPIGDMLSCYYNKLTHYIRKLGSYASAIDSTASARGRGSFTRRDTASVFHYPNWATARAGLEAYEAKLELKKVAIVGLGGTGAYILDGLAKTPVAEIHLFDGDIIEPHNAFRVPGALPIETVYGKHKKTDLLQQTFSQFRTGIVSHPEMVAEANLGQLHDCQFVFIAVDHGPSRGLIARYLANARIPFIDVGIGVDKKPDLLKLHGRARVTLVTPDTAYLVDSLPTADDSDEAVYGNIQLAELNSINANLALIRYKQHLQFFTDEISPNVINYKCSWNQCTHQ, encoded by the coding sequence ATGCTGGCAAATCGAACCGCTCCTAATGCCGACTTGCAGCGTCTCGTTGACGAGGGTTACGAGATCAGCCTTGAAGGCAGCCACCTGATCGTCCACAGGGTGCCTTATGTCAAGCAGTCCCGTACGCTTGGCTATGGGACTATGATTTCGACGTACGCCGAGCATGCCGGCGTACCCGCGATCCTCGACCACTGGGTGTTTTTTACTGGGTCGATTCCATACAGGGATGACGGTGTTTCGCTGGAAAGTGCGATGGTGGCTAATTCCACTCCCCAGACTGTGGCGGGGCGAACTGCACTTTGCCAACTTTCATATAAGCCGGAACCAATCGGCGATATGCTCAGTTGCTATTACAACAAGCTGACCCACTACATTCGCAAACTAGGCAGCTACGCTTCGGCCATTGATTCCACGGCTAGTGCGCGCGGGAGGGGTAGCTTTACACGCCGGGACACGGCGTCGGTTTTTCACTATCCGAACTGGGCCACTGCGAGGGCCGGGCTCGAAGCATACGAGGCCAAACTTGAGCTTAAAAAGGTGGCGATCGTCGGGCTAGGTGGAACCGGGGCTTATATTCTCGACGGTCTGGCGAAGACGCCGGTGGCAGAGATTCACCTGTTTGATGGTGATATCATCGAGCCACATAATGCGTTCCGGGTGCCGGGCGCACTGCCAATAGAAACTGTGTACGGTAAGCACAAGAAGACGGACCTTCTGCAGCAAACCTTCAGCCAGTTCAGAACCGGCATTGTTAGTCATCCGGAGATGGTGGCCGAAGCCAACCTCGGGCAATTGCACGATTGTCAGTTTGTATTTATTGCGGTCGACCATGGCCCGTCGCGCGGTCTCATCGCACGGTACTTGGCGAACGCCCGTATCCCGTTCATTGATGTAGGCATTGGTGTGGACAAGAAGCCGGATCTTCTCAAGCTACACGGCCGGGCGCGGGTAACATTGGTCACACCAGACACCGCGTATCTGGTTGACTCCCTTCCGACTGCCGATGATTCCGATGAGGCAGTCTATGGCAACATTCAATTGGCTGAGCTCAATTCGATCAACGCAAATTTAGCCTTAATCCGATACAAGCAGCATCTGCAGTTCTTTACGGATGAAATCTCGCCAAACGTGATCAATTATAAGTGCTCCTGGAACCAGTGCACCCATCAATGA
- a CDS encoding multiubiquitin domain-containing protein, whose protein sequence is MNPHEFQIFINTDPKKVTGPQITFEKVLELANINVSGVDLGLYDVDWKHGHKVGSLTPGQSVDLENGMKFDAGKSNRS, encoded by the coding sequence ATGAATCCCCATGAGTTTCAGATTTTCATCAACACGGACCCCAAGAAGGTGACGGGCCCACAAATCACTTTCGAGAAAGTTTTGGAGTTGGCCAACATTAACGTGTCGGGCGTTGACCTTGGCTTGTATGACGTGGATTGGAAGCACGGTCATAAGGTGGGAAGCTTGACGCCCGGTCAATCGGTGGATCTCGAGAATGGGATGAAATTTGATGCTGGCAAATCGAACCGCTCCTAA
- a CDS encoding DUF3892 domain-containing protein has protein sequence MADARVTCISKPNPQSPHEHITHLGNPAADWMWTREQVIQSIDAKTNTFYVLDPSTGKRADIGVVRDAGKAPYLRTHADGRWNNNLLALNQCPL, from the coding sequence ATGGCTGACGCACGTGTAACTTGTATCAGTAAGCCCAACCCACAGAGCCCGCACGAACACATCACACATCTGGGTAATCCAGCCGCGGATTGGATGTGGACACGCGAACAGGTAATCCAAAGCATCGATGCCAAGACCAACACGTTCTATGTGTTGGACCCGTCTACAGGCAAGCGCGCCGACATTGGCGTGGTCCGGGACGCTGGGAAGGCACCGTATCTGCGCACACATGCGGACGGCCGCTGGAACAACAACCTGCTGGCGCTGAACCAGTGTCCGTTGTAG
- a CDS encoding helix-turn-helix domain-containing protein — MSQSTPPPTSPSAVFPSRLRTAREYRGLNQGELAQKAGMQPSAISHFETGTRKPSFDNLRILADSLDVTTDYLLGRVEDFKALAGADRLHRHYGSLQPSDRKMADDLITMLAKRAQEKGK; from the coding sequence ATGTCGCAGTCAACACCCCCGCCCACCTCACCGTCCGCCGTCTTTCCAAGTCGATTGCGAACGGCGCGTGAGTATCGCGGCCTGAACCAGGGCGAACTAGCCCAAAAGGCCGGGATGCAGCCGTCCGCGATTTCTCACTTCGAAACTGGCACCCGAAAACCATCCTTTGATAACTTGCGCATCTTGGCTGACAGCCTTGATGTCACTACTGATTACCTTCTAGGCCGTGTTGAGGACTTCAAGGCTCTGGCTGGAGCGGATCGCCTTCATAGGCATTATGGGTCACTTCAACCATCGGACCGAAAGATGGCCGACGATCTGATAACCATGCTTGCCAAGCGCGCGCAGGAAAAAGGCAAATAA
- a CDS encoding ImmA/IrrE family metallo-endopeptidase has product MIKADPYAFASLAAEQIIKGLGIAALPVDPKAIARDCGIEVVAKPMENEGVSGMLVRYGNDFAIAYATHHENEGFENFSVGHELGHYYLPGHVDAVIVGDAGSHVSRAGYLSGDKYEAEADRFAASFLMPRHLFFPALERAGVGLAAIERLAVLCKTSIHATAIRYAQCTREAVAIIVSRSGIIDHCFMSEALRNLDGIDWLRKRKAVPQNTATYAFNQDPVNVRHGNRVEEGSNLQHWFGGRRSIEICEDVVGLGRYGKTLTVLYDIDLPSPEDEEEERSLIESWTPRFKR; this is encoded by the coding sequence ATGATAAAAGCCGATCCCTATGCCTTTGCCTCTCTCGCCGCGGAACAGATCATCAAGGGCCTTGGGATCGCTGCACTTCCGGTCGACCCTAAAGCAATCGCTCGCGACTGCGGCATCGAGGTGGTCGCGAAGCCCATGGAAAATGAAGGTGTCTCAGGAATGCTTGTCCGGTATGGCAATGACTTCGCCATTGCCTATGCCACGCACCATGAGAATGAAGGCTTTGAGAACTTCAGCGTCGGTCACGAGCTAGGCCACTACTACCTGCCCGGCCACGTAGATGCCGTCATCGTTGGCGACGCCGGCTCGCATGTGTCACGCGCAGGATATTTGTCTGGAGACAAGTATGAAGCGGAGGCCGATCGCTTTGCCGCAAGCTTCCTGATGCCTCGCCATCTGTTCTTTCCGGCACTTGAGCGTGCCGGTGTCGGTCTTGCGGCTATCGAAAGACTTGCGGTGCTGTGCAAGACGTCCATCCATGCCACGGCAATTCGATATGCGCAATGCACTCGCGAGGCTGTGGCGATCATCGTTAGCCGCAGCGGCATCATTGACCACTGTTTTATGTCTGAGGCGCTAAGGAATCTTGATGGGATTGATTGGCTTAGGAAGCGGAAAGCGGTACCGCAAAATACAGCCACCTACGCGTTCAACCAGGACCCGGTCAATGTGCGACACGGGAACCGCGTCGAAGAAGGTTCAAATCTCCAACACTGGTTCGGCGGCCGACGCAGCATCGAGATCTGCGAAGACGTTGTTGGTCTTGGCCGCTATGGCAAAACACTGACAGTGCTTTACGACATCGACCTACCCTCCCCAGAAGACGAGGAGGAAGAGCGATCTCTTATCGAGTCTTGGACCCCGCGATTCAAGCGATAG
- the tnpA gene encoding IS66-like element accessory protein TnpA, which yields MEIKARGRRRGSKNYSKEFRTQVVAETLDPASSLAEVARSHGLNANLVSKWRRDYERAATSASEPSELFLPVQIASPPRPEPIGSTGLVIECRGMRVSFEGKPEPDVLQLVLASLLGVGS from the coding sequence ATGGAAATCAAGGCGCGGGGTCGCCGGCGAGGCTCCAAGAACTACTCGAAGGAATTCCGCACGCAGGTCGTGGCGGAAACGCTGGACCCGGCAAGCTCACTGGCAGAAGTTGCGCGCTCGCATGGCCTGAACGCGAATCTCGTGTCGAAGTGGCGGCGGGATTATGAGCGAGCTGCGACGTCAGCATCCGAGCCTTCGGAATTATTCCTGCCCGTTCAGATAGCATCGCCGCCGAGGCCGGAGCCGATTGGATCGACCGGGCTCGTCATCGAATGTCGTGGCATGCGTGTGAGTTTCGAAGGCAAGCCCGAGCCTGATGTCCTGCAGCTCGTGCTGGCGAGCTTGCTGGGAGTGGGTTCGTGA
- the tnpB gene encoding IS66 family insertion sequence element accessory protein TnpB (TnpB, as the term is used for proteins encoded by IS66 family insertion elements, is considered an accessory protein, since TnpC, encoded by a neighboring gene, is a DDE family transposase.), giving the protein MPGLPAGTRVWLAAGVTDMRSGFNSLAAKVQTVLERDPFSGHVFVFRGRRGDLVKVLWWSGDGMCLLMKRLERGRFVWPRADGGVVSLSQAQLSMLLEGIDWRQPVRTAEPISAL; this is encoded by the coding sequence ATGCCGGGCCTTCCCGCTGGAACGCGGGTGTGGCTGGCTGCTGGTGTGACCGATATGCGCTCTGGCTTCAACAGCCTGGCCGCGAAGGTGCAGACCGTGCTAGAGCGGGACCCGTTCAGCGGCCACGTGTTTGTGTTCCGTGGCCGACGAGGCGATCTGGTCAAGGTGCTTTGGTGGAGCGGTGATGGCATGTGTCTGCTGATGAAACGGCTTGAACGCGGCCGCTTCGTCTGGCCTCGTGCGGATGGAGGTGTCGTCAGCCTGAGCCAGGCGCAGCTCTCAATGCTGCTGGAAGGCATCGACTGGCGACAGCCGGTGCGCACGGCGGAGCCGATCTCGGCGTTGTAA
- a CDS encoding DNA-binding protein, whose amino-acid sequence MARAGLSRLDVKRARDSLMAQGQHPSIDAIRIALGNTGSKTTIHRYLKELEEEEGGALQRAGSTSDAILDLVGRLAARLHEEAQAVVDQQVAAATAQRQQVRAEADKLSADLVALRAELAQAHATVAEVRAAHSDTQTALQQRALEAERLAQQVQDLTERLAEHEGFRRSLEEKLQHAHQALEHFRNASKEQRDQEARRHEQQVQQLQAETRQANQALIVKQGEITQLNKDGARLVAEIAASAKRSRGLETQAEQAHAGLNQARVDQARAEAERDALRSAVQQQADELTAERAARERLAGELAKVTGRLDAQQQLLADYRTQLGVAGPAA is encoded by the coding sequence ATGGCCCGTGCCGGTCTAAGCCGTCTGGATGTCAAACGCGCCCGCGATTCGTTGATGGCCCAGGGGCAGCATCCGTCGATCGATGCAATACGTATCGCGCTGGGCAATACCGGCTCGAAAACGACGATTCACCGCTATCTCAAGGAACTGGAAGAAGAGGAAGGCGGGGCGCTCCAGCGGGCCGGCTCGACCTCCGATGCCATCCTGGATCTGGTAGGCAGGCTGGCGGCACGGCTGCACGAAGAAGCGCAGGCAGTGGTCGACCAGCAGGTCGCGGCCGCCACCGCACAGCGGCAGCAGGTCCGAGCGGAAGCCGACAAGCTGTCCGCTGATCTCGTCGCACTTCGCGCCGAACTGGCGCAGGCGCATGCCACCGTTGCCGAAGTGCGGGCCGCGCACAGCGACACGCAGACGGCGCTGCAGCAGCGGGCCCTGGAGGCCGAACGGCTGGCGCAGCAGGTCCAGGATCTCACCGAACGGCTGGCCGAACACGAAGGCTTCCGGCGCTCGCTGGAGGAGAAGCTGCAGCACGCACACCAAGCACTGGAACACTTCCGCAACGCCAGCAAAGAGCAGCGCGATCAGGAGGCACGCCGGCACGAGCAGCAGGTCCAACAACTGCAGGCAGAAACCCGGCAAGCCAATCAGGCGCTGATCGTCAAGCAGGGGGAGATCACGCAACTGAACAAGGACGGCGCACGGCTGGTCGCGGAGATTGCCGCCTCGGCCAAACGCAGCCGCGGCCTGGAGACGCAGGCGGAACAGGCACATGCCGGGCTGAACCAAGCTCGCGTCGATCAAGCCCGTGCGGAAGCCGAACGCGATGCCCTGCGCTCCGCGGTCCAGCAGCAAGCGGACGAGCTAACCGCCGAGCGTGCCGCGCGCGAGCGCCTGGCCGGCGAGTTGGCCAAGGTCACCGGACGGCTCGACGCCCAGCAGCAGTTGCTGGCCGACTATCGGACACAGCTCGGCGTGGCTGGTCCGGCAGCTTGA
- a CDS encoding site-specific integrase — protein sequence MGWFSAASADSIARYLAEHAQTLSINTLRQRLAAIAQWHVSQGFPDPNRAPHVRKVLKGIQALHPAQERRAKPLQLAQFEQLVVWLDAQIAAASMTGNDHHLQVLARNKALVLIGFWRGFRSDELSRLQIEHITVEPGRGMTIFLPHTKTDRNHAGTTHKAPALSRLCPVAAYVAWLAASGLAAGPVFRRIDRWGRIAEAGLQASSVVPLLRKLFQDAGLLQADRYSSHSLRRGFATWANANQWDLKMLMEYVGWKDVRSAMRYIDAADPFAQHRIEAALAPPPATLPSAPPPERRPTVPPKPVPETRLTVDLYIERNSKFVRGKSKARRWIEQFCLSQYQMRVFEQRRPRYEIVMPFTAGPELEKAIEVLLADMHENADLCNCFIEVTLHDPLTDTHWS from the coding sequence ATGGGGTGGTTTTCTGCGGCTAGCGCCGACAGCATCGCGCGTTACCTGGCCGAGCACGCGCAGACGCTATCTATCAACACCCTGCGTCAGCGCCTGGCTGCAATCGCACAATGGCACGTCTCGCAAGGCTTCCCAGATCCGAACCGGGCGCCACACGTGCGGAAGGTGCTCAAGGGCATCCAGGCATTGCACCCCGCACAAGAGCGGCGCGCCAAGCCGCTGCAGCTCGCTCAGTTCGAGCAACTGGTGGTGTGGCTCGACGCCCAAATTGCTGCGGCCTCGATGACAGGCAATGACCACCACCTCCAGGTCCTGGCGCGCAACAAGGCCCTGGTGCTGATTGGCTTCTGGCGGGGCTTCCGGTCGGACGAATTGAGCCGGCTGCAGATCGAGCACATCACCGTCGAGCCCGGCCGGGGCATGACGATCTTCCTGCCGCACACCAAGACGGACCGCAACCACGCCGGCACGACGCACAAGGCGCCTGCCTTGTCGCGCCTCTGCCCGGTGGCTGCCTATGTGGCTTGGTTGGCCGCGTCAGGCTTGGCAGCGGGCCCTGTGTTTCGGCGGATCGATCGCTGGGGACGGATCGCCGAAGCGGGGCTGCAAGCCAGCAGCGTCGTGCCCTTGCTGCGCAAGCTGTTCCAGGATGCGGGGCTGCTGCAGGCGGACCGCTACAGCAGCCACTCGCTGCGGCGCGGCTTTGCCACCTGGGCAAACGCGAACCAGTGGGACCTCAAGATGCTGATGGAATACGTCGGCTGGAAGGATGTCCGCTCGGCCATGCGCTACATCGACGCGGCAGACCCATTCGCGCAGCACCGTATCGAAGCAGCGCTGGCACCGCCACCAGCCACCCTACCGTCGGCGCCGCCGCCCGAGCGACGTCCCACGGTTCCGCCCAAGCCCGTGCCTGAAACGCGGTTGACGGTTGACCTATACATCGAGCGCAACAGCAAATTCGTGCGCGGCAAGTCGAAGGCGCGCCGCTGGATCGAGCAGTTCTGCCTGTCCCAGTACCAGATGCGCGTCTTCGAGCAGCGCCGCCCCCGCTATGAAATCGTCATGCCGTTCACCGCAGGGCCGGAGCTGGAGAAAGCCATCGAGGTGCTGCTCGCGGACATGCACGAAAACGCGGACCTCTGCAATTGCTTCATTGAGGTGACGTTGCACGATCCGCTGACCGATACTCACTGGAGCTGA
- a CDS encoding Tn3 family transposase, translating into MPGLEFRYVGKDSLPSRLSEFDVEYYFALTDSDVAAINQKFRRAGRAGAAIQLAFLRASGRTLDQLNTLPRQLLRYVGEKLGLPTPTIASLRTIYQRYPTLYEHQVWACQYLGLTRIDDDHWRGLGAWMRQDAAESLSLEELIQHAHYWLYERRILIPSTRALLSLARSIWAGIERDLLLSIEAVVPLAQIAGAEAAVFAQHATAGTTVLEWLKTPPARHSPSTMNETLAKIRFLKSLGAHTWAFDAIPIEKQRACGQRIQARRPAKVRELKTSTRTIELVFFLRVTLLELTDAMLYQTGRRVSDLVRQAYNKTTTKQARSASEYRQQMVEIKALVDDTRRSAEERLADIGKLLEGLSAKPPASHAASVRETLTEDHHRIRNLVTSLRELEFASNSTDPALRQLEFIGSLHDQGATELPPDCNVSVGASWRDLVDGEDRKRALRAMEACAITGLRKGLRRGTVWISHSLSFRERDQLLIPPAQWDSERDRYLSTLDLPNQADTYLNPLMDHLKAGLAALDEARAAGHVTIDTNGVLHLSPLEAAESDGIPTRTRDLLFKDIGSAQFADMILEMDARTNFSEVLLARNGDAHELITLYAALLAHGTELDAKGVAAMIPKLDPAHVSTAMRALEMPGRLRRANERVVEFQRTHPITELWGTGQQASSDSMSLDTSRHLFYARADPRRRTHAVGIYTHVLDQHGIVYNQPMVLNERQAGVAIEGVMRHNETRSDGGLLRLAVDTHGYTSVGMAVSKLLGFDLCPWLRNLSERKLYLPRGLQVTDGLSAAVSPEISLKAIRDGWDGLLRLIASIHSGRVSAIVALQRFGSAAQGDPIHRAADHLGKMLRTLFLCDFFSNIEFRRELRTLLNRGESVHQLQRAIYSSKVHHDRGRRQDEMIAISGSLTLLTNLVIAWNTQRMQTTADAWRRKGQRIEDDWLRRMGPAHFAHVNFRGIMSFPIHLYQDSLLEVAPQRRAV; encoded by the coding sequence ATGCCGGGCTTGGAATTTCGCTATGTGGGAAAAGACAGTTTGCCTTCTCGATTGTCGGAATTCGATGTCGAGTACTATTTCGCGCTGACCGACAGCGACGTTGCCGCAATCAACCAGAAATTTCGGCGTGCCGGCCGTGCCGGAGCCGCCATCCAGCTGGCATTTCTGCGGGCAAGTGGCCGTACCCTTGACCAACTGAACACACTCCCCCGTCAGCTCTTGCGCTACGTGGGCGAAAAGCTGGGGTTACCAACTCCGACGATCGCCTCGCTGCGCACCATCTATCAGCGATATCCGACGCTGTATGAACACCAGGTCTGGGCCTGCCAATACCTCGGCTTGACACGAATCGATGACGATCACTGGAGAGGCCTCGGAGCTTGGATGCGGCAAGATGCCGCCGAATCGCTTTCCCTTGAGGAGTTGATCCAGCACGCCCACTACTGGCTGTATGAGCGACGGATTCTGATTCCTTCGACACGAGCGCTGCTGAGCCTGGCTCGCTCAATTTGGGCGGGCATCGAGCGAGATTTGCTGCTGTCGATTGAGGCGGTCGTCCCCCTGGCGCAGATAGCAGGAGCCGAAGCTGCCGTGTTCGCCCAACATGCAACAGCGGGAACGACCGTGCTGGAATGGCTCAAGACCCCGCCAGCACGGCACAGCCCCTCAACCATGAATGAGACGCTGGCCAAGATCCGCTTCCTGAAGAGCCTCGGCGCGCATACTTGGGCGTTTGATGCCATTCCGATCGAGAAGCAGCGCGCCTGTGGCCAGCGTATCCAGGCTCGCCGTCCCGCCAAAGTCCGCGAACTGAAGACCTCCACGCGTACGATTGAGCTGGTGTTTTTCCTGCGTGTGACCTTGCTGGAGCTGACGGACGCGATGCTCTACCAAACCGGACGGCGCGTCTCCGACCTAGTTCGGCAGGCCTACAACAAGACCACGACGAAGCAAGCGCGCTCGGCGAGCGAATACCGGCAGCAAATGGTCGAGATCAAGGCCCTGGTTGACGATACCCGCCGCTCGGCCGAAGAACGGCTGGCCGACATCGGCAAGCTGCTTGAAGGCCTATCGGCCAAACCGCCGGCAAGCCACGCCGCCAGCGTGCGCGAAACGCTCACGGAAGACCACCACCGTATCCGCAACCTCGTGACTTCCTTGCGGGAGTTGGAATTTGCCAGCAACAGCACCGATCCGGCCCTGCGGCAGCTTGAGTTCATCGGTAGTCTGCACGACCAAGGCGCGACGGAATTGCCGCCCGATTGCAATGTGTCGGTGGGCGCGAGCTGGCGTGACCTGGTCGACGGCGAAGACCGTAAGCGCGCGTTGCGCGCGATGGAAGCCTGCGCGATCACGGGCCTGCGTAAGGGGCTGCGCCGCGGCACCGTGTGGATCAGCCATAGCCTGTCGTTTCGGGAACGCGATCAACTGCTGATCCCGCCCGCTCAGTGGGATTCTGAGCGCGACCGGTATCTGTCCACGCTTGACTTGCCGAACCAGGCGGACACCTACCTCAATCCCCTCATGGATCACCTGAAGGCAGGCCTCGCGGCACTGGACGAGGCCCGTGCGGCAGGCCACGTCACGATCGACACGAACGGCGTGCTGCATCTGTCGCCGCTCGAAGCGGCGGAAAGCGATGGCATCCCCACGCGCACCCGTGATCTGCTCTTCAAGGACATCGGCAGCGCGCAGTTTGCCGACATGATCCTCGAGATGGATGCCCGTACCAATTTCAGCGAAGTGCTGCTGGCACGCAACGGGGACGCGCACGAACTGATCACGCTCTACGCCGCGCTGCTCGCCCATGGCACCGAGCTCGACGCCAAGGGTGTCGCCGCCATGATTCCGAAGCTCGATCCGGCGCACGTCTCCACCGCGATGCGCGCGCTTGAGATGCCCGGGCGGCTGCGCCGAGCGAACGAACGGGTAGTGGAATTCCAGCGCACGCACCCGATCACCGAGTTATGGGGGACCGGTCAACAGGCGTCCAGCGATTCGATGAGCCTGGACACCTCGCGACACTTGTTCTATGCCCGCGCCGATCCTCGACGTCGCACTCATGCCGTCGGGATCTATACGCACGTGCTGGACCAGCACGGAATCGTCTATAACCAGCCCATGGTGCTCAACGAACGCCAGGCCGGCGTGGCCATTGAAGGGGTCATGCGCCACAATGAGACCCGCAGCGACGGCGGGCTGCTCCGGCTCGCGGTCGATACCCATGGATACACGAGCGTTGGGATGGCGGTGTCCAAATTGCTCGGCTTTGATCTATGCCCATGGCTGCGCAATCTGTCGGAGCGCAAGCTGTATTTGCCGCGCGGTCTGCAGGTAACGGATGGACTGTCGGCCGCCGTCTCGCCCGAGATCTCGCTCAAGGCAATCCGCGACGGCTGGGATGGCTTGCTGCGCCTAATCGCCTCCATCCACTCGGGCCGGGTGAGTGCAATCGTCGCGCTGCAGCGGTTCGGCAGCGCCGCCCAAGGCGACCCTATTCATCGGGCAGCTGATCATCTGGGCAAGATGCTGCGCACACTCTTCTTGTGCGATTTTTTCAGCAACATCGAGTTTCGTCGGGAGCTGCGCACGCTGCTCAACCGGGGGGAGTCGGTGCACCAGCTCCAGCGTGCCATTTACTCGAGCAAGGTACACCATGATCGCGGGCGCCGTCAGGACGAAATGATCGCGATTTCCGGATCGCTGACGCTGCTGACGAATCTGGTGATTGCCTGGAACACCCAGCGCATGCAAACGACGGCCGATGCTTGGCGCCGCAAGGGGCAACGGATTGAAGATGACTGGCTGCGCCGCATGGGGCCCGCACATTTCGCGCATGTGAATTTCCGGGGCATCATGAGCTTTCCGATCCACCTGTATCAAGACAGCCTGCTTGAGGTGGCACCGCAGCGGCGTGCGGTGTAG
- a CDS encoding calcium-binding protein, with protein sequence MAKPGVNQHEQRISMEIVVDAYTEEECAMAWYCHLEDSLSFPFEARVHQAMAASPLRAGERVSVIVLAHDQLCRVAIFVRAQHNRRELVVPLAQLVPVRADQSTRLAVSDWHYWCDQGYSF encoded by the coding sequence ATGGCAAAGCCAGGCGTCAACCAACACGAACAGCGAATCTCGATGGAGATTGTGGTCGACGCGTACACCGAAGAAGAATGCGCGATGGCGTGGTACTGCCATCTTGAGGACAGCCTAAGCTTTCCCTTCGAAGCGCGGGTACATCAGGCCATGGCCGCGTCCCCGCTACGTGCTGGCGAGCGAGTCTCCGTCATCGTCCTCGCTCATGACCAGCTGTGCCGCGTTGCCATCTTCGTGCGCGCACAGCACAACCGGCGTGAACTCGTCGTGCCCCTTGCCCAGCTCGTTCCGGTCCGAGCCGACCAAAGTACTCGACTTGCTGTCTCCGACTGGCACTACTGGTGCGACCAAGGTTACAGCTTCTGA